One genomic window of Fundidesulfovibrio soli includes the following:
- a CDS encoding PTS system mannose/fructose/sorbose family transporter subunit IID — protein MATPGTLNASLLIRTFLRTYFVGAAFNTRGLQTVGLALAMEPGLTAIYPDPVELRHAWKRYMSVYNTHPLWTPFLVGVFLALESRIARKQFPEAMLEQVKSTVVFTLSAVGDSFFGSSLIGFWALSTACLLAAGLPVAAFLMAAALFLALNAFKLATFIMGYRQGFAALTRIKSWDLVNWARRLKVLNGALLVLLWAIVWPRETDALAWAGGVLMVLGLAYGAGRLRINREILVGAGIAAGLFFLWIRL, from the coding sequence ATGGCTACCCCAGGCACGCTCAACGCGTCGTTGCTCATCAGAACCTTCCTGCGCACCTACTTCGTCGGGGCGGCCTTCAACACGCGCGGGCTCCAGACCGTGGGCCTGGCCCTGGCCATGGAGCCGGGGCTCACCGCCATCTATCCCGACCCCGTGGAGCTGCGCCACGCCTGGAAGCGCTACATGAGCGTCTACAACACCCATCCGCTCTGGACGCCCTTCCTGGTGGGGGTCTTCCTGGCCCTGGAGTCGCGCATCGCGCGCAAGCAGTTTCCCGAGGCCATGCTGGAGCAGGTCAAGAGCACCGTGGTCTTCACGCTCTCGGCGGTGGGGGATTCCTTTTTCGGCAGCAGCCTGATCGGCTTCTGGGCGCTCTCCACCGCCTGCCTGCTGGCGGCGGGGCTGCCCGTGGCCGCGTTCCTGATGGCGGCGGCGCTGTTCCTGGCGCTCAACGCCTTCAAGCTGGCGACGTTCATCATGGGCTATCGACAGGGTTTCGCGGCGCTCACGCGCATCAAGAGCTGGGACCTGGTGAACTGGGCCAGGCGGCTCAAGGTGCTCAACGGGGCGCTCCTGGTGCTGCTCTGGGCCATCGTCTGGCCCAGAGAGACCGACGCCCTGGCCTGGGCGGGGGGCGTGCTCATGGTGCTGGGCCTGGCCTACGGGGCCGGACGGCTGAGGATAAACCGGGAGATTCTCGTGGGGGCGGGAATAGCCGCGGGTTTGTTTTTTTTGTGGATTCGTTTATAA
- a CDS encoding HPr family phosphocarrier protein, producing MSDTSSFPESDASTDGYVRIVCVLNEQGLHARPAARLAQEAQKFSADISIKQGSQQVDAKSILDILTLAARHGTNLELRAKGDDAREALDCLADMFKKRFQQ from the coding sequence ATGTCCGACACATCATCCTTTCCCGAATCCGACGCCTCCACGGACGGTTACGTGCGCATCGTCTGCGTGCTCAACGAGCAGGGCCTGCACGCCCGCCCGGCGGCCCGCCTGGCCCAGGAGGCGCAGAAGTTCTCGGCGGACATCTCCATCAAGCAGGGCAGCCAGCAGGTGGACGCCAAGTCCATCCTGGACATTCTCACCCTCGCCGCCCGCCACGGGACCAACCTGGAGCTTCGCGCCAAGGGCGACGACGCCCGGGAAGCCCTGGACTGCCTGGCGGACATGTTCAAGAAACGCTTCCAACAATAA
- the ptsP gene encoding phosphoenolpyruvate--protein phosphotransferase — MALATLTGIPISAGIAIGKAFFVNRSQFGQVPRLALLDEQVEPEAQRLRDAFEQAKRELAAIRERVPAELQDHALIIDSHLMIMSDPKLMGSALTHLTGLRINAEWALEKAVADLEEAFNALDDPYFRERLQDVRLVADRVRGRLMGQKVDFKTLGSRAVLMANDLTPADTVELQVDKIMGFATAQGGKTSHAGILAKSLGIPAVVGVGGMEAAVQDGHLVVVDGLKGQVIVEPDEEELARYGDLKYQYESYRGSIIRNCHLPGETLDGYRIKVKANIELYEEVAQVIDNGGDGIGLFRTEYTYLNRTALPEEDELFEHYRDLADILSPQRVTLRTLDLGADKFMAHFGRLEEQNPAMGLRAVRFCLRNKDLFRTQLRAILRASVVGNISMMFPMISGLKELRQSMTLLRQCQQELRSQGLPYDPDMPVGIMVELPSAVMTAETLAREVDFFSIGTNDLIQYTLGIDRTNRHVSYLYQPLHPAVVRSIKHVVDAAHQAGIECNLCGEMASDPFCMPILMGMQIDAVSLNPQTIPGIKHIVRQTTMDDCKNLLKQVLESPTVARTNQLVRETIFQKFPDQLSFFFSLLDSEEGPSQ, encoded by the coding sequence ATGGCCCTCGCCACCCTCACGGGCATACCCATCTCCGCAGGCATCGCCATCGGCAAGGCCTTTTTCGTCAACCGCTCCCAGTTCGGGCAGGTGCCCCGGCTGGCGCTGCTCGACGAGCAGGTCGAACCCGAGGCCCAGCGCCTGCGTGACGCCTTCGAGCAGGCCAAGCGCGAGCTGGCCGCCATCCGCGAGCGCGTGCCCGCCGAACTCCAGGACCACGCCCTGATCATCGACTCCCACCTGATGATCATGAGCGACCCGAAGCTCATGGGCTCGGCGCTTACGCACCTCACGGGCCTGCGCATCAACGCCGAGTGGGCCCTGGAGAAGGCCGTGGCCGACTTGGAGGAGGCCTTCAACGCCCTGGACGACCCCTATTTCCGCGAGCGCCTGCAGGACGTCCGCCTCGTGGCCGACCGCGTGCGCGGCAGGCTCATGGGCCAGAAGGTCGACTTCAAGACCCTGGGCAGCCGCGCCGTGCTCATGGCCAACGACCTGACCCCCGCCGACACCGTGGAGCTCCAGGTGGACAAGATCATGGGCTTCGCCACCGCGCAGGGCGGCAAGACCTCCCACGCGGGCATCCTGGCCAAGTCCCTGGGCATCCCGGCTGTGGTGGGCGTGGGCGGCATGGAGGCCGCCGTGCAGGACGGCCACCTGGTGGTGGTGGACGGCCTCAAGGGCCAGGTGATCGTGGAGCCCGACGAGGAGGAGCTGGCCCGCTACGGCGACCTCAAGTACCAGTACGAGTCCTACAGGGGTTCGATCATCCGCAACTGCCACCTCCCGGGCGAGACGCTGGACGGCTACCGCATCAAGGTGAAGGCCAACATCGAGCTCTACGAGGAGGTGGCCCAGGTCATCGACAACGGGGGCGACGGCATCGGCCTGTTCCGCACTGAATACACCTACCTCAACCGCACCGCCCTGCCCGAGGAGGACGAGCTTTTCGAGCATTACCGCGACCTGGCGGACATCCTCTCACCCCAGCGGGTGACGCTGCGCACCCTGGACCTGGGCGCGGACAAGTTCATGGCCCACTTCGGCCGCCTTGAGGAGCAGAACCCGGCCATGGGGCTGCGCGCCGTGCGCTTCTGCCTGCGCAACAAGGACCTCTTCCGCACCCAGCTGCGCGCCATCCTGCGGGCCTCGGTGGTGGGCAACATCTCCATGATGTTCCCCATGATCTCCGGCCTCAAGGAGCTGCGCCAGTCCATGACGCTTCTGCGCCAGTGCCAGCAGGAGCTGCGCAGCCAGGGCCTGCCCTACGACCCGGACATGCCCGTGGGAATCATGGTGGAGCTGCCCTCCGCCGTGATGACCGCCGAGACCCTGGCCCGCGAGGTGGACTTCTTCTCCATCGGCACCAACGACCTCATCCAGTACACCCTGGGCATCGACCGCACCAACCGGCACGTGTCCTACCTGTACCAGCCCCTGCACCCGGCCGTGGTGCGCTCCATCAAGCACGTGGTGGACGCCGCCCACCAGGCCGGCATCGAATGCAACCTCTGCGGCGAGATGGCCTCCGACCCCTTCTGCATGCCCATCCTCATGGGCATGCAGATCGACGCCGTGAGCCTCAACCCCCAGACCATCCCCGGCATCAAGCACATCGTGCGCCAGACCACCATGGACGACTGCAAGAACCTGCTCAAGCAGGTGCTTGAAAGCCCCACCGTGGCCCGCACCAACCAGCTTGTGCGCGAAACCATATTCCAGAAATTCCCGGACCAGCTCTCGTTCTTCTTCTCCCTGCTGGATTCCGAGGAGGGCCCATCGCAGTGA
- the smpB gene encoding SsrA-binding protein SmpB encodes MSAKSGEAVKIIAINKKARHFYELLGTMEAGMALTGPEVKSLRAGKVNFKDGYVRFTSSFEAYLCGVHISPYENAGRDQQDPDRERKLLLHSHEIRAWKAKMEQKGLTVVPVKLYLKRGRIKLEIALARGKNVHDRRDALKERDLDREAAREMDRF; translated from the coding sequence GTGAGCGCCAAATCCGGCGAAGCCGTCAAGATCATCGCCATCAACAAGAAAGCCCGCCACTTCTACGAGCTGCTGGGCACCATGGAAGCCGGCATGGCCCTCACGGGGCCCGAGGTCAAAAGCCTGCGCGCGGGCAAGGTCAACTTCAAGGACGGATACGTGCGCTTCACGTCGTCCTTCGAGGCGTACCTGTGCGGCGTGCACATCAGCCCCTACGAAAACGCCGGGCGCGACCAGCAGGACCCGGACAGGGAGCGCAAGCTCCTGCTGCACAGCCACGAGATCAGGGCCTGGAAGGCCAAGATGGAGCAGAAAGGGCTCACCGTGGTGCCGGTGAAGCTGTACCTCAAGCGCGGCAGGATAAAGCTGGAGATCGCGCTGGCGCGCGGCAAGAACGTGCATGATAGAAGAGATGCGCTCAAGGAGCGGGATTTGGATAGAGAGGCGGCACGGGAGATGGACAGATTTTAG
- a CDS encoding methyltransferase family protein, with protein sequence MRRRPTRREKVVMKPFARFVFIIVLTGAYFWLAVLGWGGAGEFFAQPAMWALAAATLSLAVASCFAGGNVSPGVKEDKGNRWVLWAFMVLGLLDGYLPALTDRLNFLTLGGDGVRWLGLALYCAGGVLRLWPVFVLGDRFSGLVAIQQGHRLVTGGIYGVIRHPSYAGLLLNSLGWGLTFRSGIGVMLTALIVVPLLARIKAEERLLAETFGEEYEAYGKRTWRLVPGVY encoded by the coding sequence ATGAGAAGACGTCCAACCCGGAGGGAGAAGGTCGTGATGAAGCCTTTCGCGCGGTTCGTGTTCATCATCGTGCTCACGGGGGCCTATTTCTGGCTGGCCGTGCTGGGCTGGGGCGGGGCCGGGGAGTTCTTCGCGCAACCGGCCATGTGGGCGCTGGCGGCGGCAACGCTGTCGCTGGCCGTGGCCTCATGCTTCGCCGGGGGCAATGTGAGCCCGGGGGTGAAGGAGGACAAGGGCAACAGGTGGGTGCTCTGGGCCTTCATGGTGTTGGGGCTGCTGGACGGCTACCTGCCCGCGCTCACGGACAGGCTCAATTTCCTGACGCTGGGCGGCGACGGAGTGCGCTGGCTGGGCCTGGCGCTCTACTGCGCGGGCGGGGTGCTCAGGCTCTGGCCTGTGTTCGTGCTGGGGGACCGCTTCAGCGGGCTGGTGGCCATCCAGCAAGGGCACAGGCTGGTGACCGGCGGGATCTACGGTGTGATCCGCCACCCCAGCTACGCCGGGCTGCTGCTGAACTCGCTGGGCTGGGGGCTGACGTTCCGCTCCGGCATTGGCGTAATGCTCACGGCGCTGATCGTTGTCCCCCTGCTGGCCAGGATCAAGGCCGAGGAACGGCTGCTGGCCGAGACCTTCGGCGAGGAGTACGAGGCGTACGGCAAGCGGACGTGGCGGCTGGTGCCGGGGGTGTATTGA
- a CDS encoding FAD-binding oxidoreductase translates to MSTLPHSLLRSLQAVFPGDALILGQEETLTFGKDASRKFAQPLAVVRPESTEHCSELLRLAQEWRMPIYARGRATNVVGGCVPTTPGIVVSTARMARILDIDGDDFVAVCQPGVVTGDLQEAAKAKGLLYAPDPASAQFSSIAGNIAMNAGGLRAVKYGCTRDWVLGVEAVMPGGTVLRLGSRCHKDVAGLDLARLFVGSEGTLGLITEATLKLLPLPESQATLLAVFPSDDQALAAMRDVFRAGILPTAMEFMSGDVLWALGRLGAVPWPEGSKAALLISIDGSHEALKHDLERVRRAVEPNAPSLLEQASTPQEEDALWSHRRQVNQAVFVYGPDKSSDDIAVPRGRVGETVKRISEIARKLDVKIITYGHLGDGNIHVNYVFDAADKGESNRIKDAKTQVLELTLSLGGTITGEHGVGLSKMGWIARKVGPDALAAMHAVKAALDPLGIMNPGKGY, encoded by the coding sequence ATGTCCACCCTGCCCCATTCGCTCCTGCGCTCGCTGCAGGCCGTATTTCCAGGCGACGCCCTGATCCTCGGCCAGGAGGAAACCCTGACCTTCGGCAAGGACGCCAGCCGCAAGTTCGCCCAGCCCCTGGCCGTTGTGCGCCCCGAAAGCACGGAGCATTGCTCCGAGCTTTTGCGCCTCGCCCAGGAGTGGCGCATGCCCATCTACGCGCGCGGGCGGGCCACCAACGTGGTCGGCGGCTGTGTGCCCACCACCCCGGGCATCGTGGTGAGCACGGCGCGCATGGCCCGCATCCTGGACATCGACGGCGACGACTTCGTGGCCGTGTGCCAGCCCGGCGTGGTCACCGGCGACCTGCAGGAGGCCGCCAAGGCCAAAGGCCTGCTCTACGCGCCGGACCCGGCCAGCGCCCAGTTCTCCTCCATCGCGGGCAACATCGCCATGAACGCGGGCGGCCTGCGCGCCGTGAAGTATGGCTGCACGCGGGACTGGGTCCTGGGCGTGGAGGCGGTCATGCCCGGCGGCACCGTGCTTCGCCTGGGCTCGCGCTGCCACAAGGACGTTGCCGGGCTGGACCTGGCCCGCCTGTTCGTGGGCTCCGAGGGCACCCTGGGCCTCATCACCGAGGCCACGCTCAAGCTCCTGCCGCTGCCCGAATCCCAGGCCACGCTGCTGGCCGTGTTCCCGAGTGACGACCAGGCCCTGGCCGCCATGCGCGACGTGTTCCGGGCGGGCATCCTGCCCACGGCCATGGAGTTCATGTCCGGCGACGTGCTCTGGGCCCTGGGCCGCCTGGGCGCCGTGCCCTGGCCGGAGGGCTCCAAGGCGGCGCTGCTCATCTCCATCGACGGCTCGCACGAGGCCCTCAAGCACGACCTGGAGCGCGTGCGCCGCGCCGTGGAACCCAACGCGCCCTCCCTGCTGGAGCAGGCCAGCACCCCCCAGGAGGAGGACGCCCTCTGGAGCCACCGCCGCCAGGTGAACCAGGCCGTGTTCGTCTACGGGCCGGACAAGAGCTCCGACGACATCGCCGTGCCGCGCGGCCGCGTGGGCGAGACCGTGAAGCGCATCAGCGAGATAGCCAGGAAACTGGACGTGAAGATCATCACCTACGGCCACCTGGGCGACGGCAACATCCACGTCAACTACGTCTTCGACGCCGCCGACAAGGGCGAGAGCAACCGCATCAAGGACGCCAAGACCCAGGTGCTGGAGCTGACCCTGTCCCTGGGCGGCACCATCACCGGCGAGCACGGCGTGGGCCTCTCCAAGATGGGCTGGATAGCCCGCAAGGTCGGCCCCGACGCCCTGGCCGCCATGCACGCGGTCAAAGCCGCTTTGGACCCCCTGGGGATCATGAACCCGGGCAAGGGATACTAG
- a CDS encoding (Fe-S)-binding protein: protein MSTDTTASQAPREPKCVFCGRCLEVCPLFAATGKEELSPRAKFALNTALDDPDHDIAAKAALRLTGKCLSCGKCEKACPNKLCAPKLVTEMRAANPNIRSALWGLWVGQAKVLWPMMATLSRFAPHFRYGRLESMLSGLKALDAGKSAEPWVKAVSFQACGQGRKAVVFPGCVASHVRPQWNETAGKMLRGMGFDLLPNPGFTCCACTLGHAGLKDPQRQMQLKNVQAWRDAGRPEIVVFCATCHCGLKGYADAELGWELGERERWAQSLTPLSTLAGKAVYEVRDNAPAKVHYHAPCHGAGAGLDQKFLSALLGERLSTRGKKNLCCGFGGSLKLSAPELSDQVAKRCLEFYAPGQGELMLSGCAGCVIQLRAGAPSEVNVGHWLEIIS, encoded by the coding sequence ATGAGCACCGACACCACCGCCTCCCAGGCCCCGCGCGAGCCCAAGTGCGTCTTCTGCGGGCGCTGCCTGGAAGTCTGCCCCCTCTTCGCCGCCACCGGCAAGGAAGAGTTGAGCCCCCGCGCCAAGTTCGCCCTGAACACCGCACTGGACGACCCCGACCACGACATCGCGGCCAAGGCCGCCCTGCGCCTCACCGGCAAATGCTTGAGCTGCGGCAAGTGCGAGAAGGCCTGCCCCAACAAGCTCTGCGCCCCCAAACTGGTGACGGAGATGCGCGCCGCCAACCCCAATATCCGCTCCGCGCTCTGGGGGCTGTGGGTGGGCCAGGCCAAGGTGCTCTGGCCCATGATGGCCACACTCTCGCGCTTCGCACCGCATTTCCGCTACGGCAGGCTGGAGTCCATGCTCTCGGGCCTCAAGGCCCTGGATGCCGGAAAGTCAGCCGAGCCGTGGGTCAAGGCGGTCTCTTTCCAGGCTTGCGGCCAGGGGCGCAAGGCCGTAGTGTTCCCCGGCTGCGTGGCCAGCCACGTGCGCCCGCAGTGGAACGAGACGGCCGGGAAGATGCTGCGCGGCATGGGCTTCGACCTGCTGCCCAACCCCGGCTTCACCTGCTGCGCCTGCACCCTGGGCCACGCGGGGCTCAAGGACCCGCAGCGCCAGATGCAGCTCAAGAACGTGCAGGCCTGGCGCGACGCGGGGCGGCCCGAGATCGTGGTCTTCTGCGCCACCTGCCACTGCGGCCTGAAAGGCTACGCCGACGCGGAGCTCGGCTGGGAGCTGGGCGAGCGCGAGCGCTGGGCCCAGTCGCTGACCCCGCTCTCCACCCTGGCTGGCAAGGCCGTATACGAAGTGCGGGACAACGCCCCGGCCAAGGTGCACTACCACGCGCCCTGCCACGGCGCGGGCGCAGGGCTGGACCAGAAGTTCCTGAGCGCGCTCCTGGGGGAGAGGCTCTCCACGCGCGGCAAGAAGAACCTCTGCTGCGGCTTCGGCGGATCGCTCAAGCTCTCCGCACCCGAGCTTTCCGACCAGGTGGCCAAGCGCTGCCTCGAATTCTACGCGCCCGGGCAGGGGGAGCTGATGCTCTCAGGCTGCGCCGGATGCGTGATCCAATTGCGGGCCGGAGCCCCCTCCGAAGTGAACGTGGGGCACTGGCTGGAGATTATTTCCTAG
- the secA gene encoding preprotein translocase subunit SecA: MFSSIIKMIVGSSNERHLKGLARTVDQITAMEPQMQALTQEQMVARIAELKQEAANGKPLDDMLPEVFAMVREAGKRTLDMRHFDVQLVGGMVLHQGRIAEMKTGEGKTLVATLPAVLNAISGKGVHLITVNDYLAKRDAAWMGNIYNYLGLTVGTIVHGLTDEERQAAYGADITYGTNNEFGFDYLRDNMKFYKEQLVQRELNFAIVDEVDSILIDEARTPLIISGPAEESTALYSRVSALIPMLKRDLHFSVDEKAKTIMLSDEGVARCEEIFKVENLYDPANISLQHHVLQGLRAHHLYARDVDYIVKDGQVVIVDEFTGRLMPGRRYSDGLHQSLEAKEGVTVESENQTLASITFQNYFRMYKKLSGMTGTADTEAVEFRQIYNLTVSVIPTHRPMVRKDHPDMIYKTQKEKYDAIVQDVKALYTKGQPVLVGTISIEKSEMLSQMLKKAGVPHEVLNAKQHEREAQIVAEAGQKGRVTIATNMAGRGTDIKLGEGVTDLGGLFILGTERHESRRIDNQLRGRSGRQGDPGESRFYLALDDDLMRLFGSDRLKGVMERLGMEEGEAIENRMVSKAIENAQKRVEGHNFEVRKQLLDFDNVMNQQREVIYSRRRHYMAAASPQDSLEEFVDDLLDDIYQPLTLSKQGPDPESVEIAAARLEETFALRVDFTQGVPTQEELRKAIMDRFEALQSVAPEQYTEILRYFLLEALDRHWKEHLLNMDHLRDGIGLRGYGQKDPKQEYKREGFELFRGMLDMIAESTVKQLSRLQIKAELREEEFTHREVPADVNYHGADDGTEKKPQPKKRTAPKVGRNDPCPCGSGKKHKKCCGAKG; encoded by the coding sequence ATGTTTTCAAGCATCATCAAGATGATCGTGGGTTCCAGCAACGAACGCCACCTCAAGGGCCTGGCCCGCACCGTGGACCAGATCACCGCCATGGAACCCCAGATGCAGGCCCTGACGCAGGAGCAGATGGTCGCCCGCATCGCGGAGCTCAAGCAGGAGGCCGCAAACGGCAAGCCCCTGGACGACATGCTCCCCGAGGTGTTCGCCATGGTGCGCGAGGCGGGCAAGCGCACGCTGGACATGCGCCACTTCGACGTGCAGCTGGTAGGCGGCATGGTGCTGCACCAGGGCCGCATCGCGGAGATGAAGACCGGTGAAGGCAAGACCCTGGTGGCCACCCTGCCCGCGGTGCTGAACGCCATCTCCGGCAAGGGCGTGCACCTGATCACCGTGAACGACTACCTGGCCAAGCGCGACGCCGCCTGGATGGGCAACATCTACAACTACCTGGGCCTCACCGTGGGCACCATCGTGCACGGCCTCACCGACGAGGAGCGCCAGGCCGCCTATGGCGCCGACATCACCTACGGCACCAACAACGAGTTCGGCTTCGACTACCTGCGCGACAACATGAAGTTCTACAAGGAGCAGCTGGTCCAGCGCGAACTCAACTTCGCCATCGTGGACGAGGTGGACTCCATCCTCATCGACGAGGCGCGCACCCCGCTGATCATCTCCGGCCCGGCCGAGGAGTCCACCGCCCTGTACTCCCGCGTGAGCGCCCTCATCCCCATGCTCAAGCGCGACTTGCACTTCAGCGTGGACGAGAAAGCCAAGACCATCATGCTCTCCGACGAGGGCGTGGCCCGCTGCGAAGAGATCTTCAAGGTGGAGAACCTCTACGACCCGGCCAACATCTCGCTGCAGCACCACGTGCTCCAGGGCCTGCGCGCCCACCACCTCTACGCCCGCGACGTGGACTACATCGTCAAGGACGGCCAGGTGGTCATCGTGGACGAGTTCACCGGCCGCCTGATGCCCGGCCGCCGCTACTCCGACGGCCTGCACCAGTCCCTGGAGGCCAAGGAGGGCGTCACGGTGGAGAGCGAGAACCAGACGCTCGCCTCCATCACCTTCCAGAACTACTTCCGCATGTACAAGAAGCTGTCCGGCATGACCGGCACGGCCGACACCGAGGCGGTGGAGTTCAGGCAGATCTACAACCTCACCGTGTCCGTGATCCCCACGCACCGCCCCATGGTGCGCAAGGACCACCCGGACATGATCTACAAGACCCAGAAGGAAAAGTACGACGCCATCGTGCAGGACGTGAAGGCGCTCTACACCAAGGGCCAGCCCGTGCTGGTGGGCACCATCTCCATCGAGAAGTCGGAGATGCTCTCCCAGATGCTCAAGAAGGCCGGGGTGCCCCACGAGGTGCTCAACGCCAAGCAGCACGAGCGCGAGGCCCAGATCGTGGCCGAGGCGGGCCAGAAGGGCCGCGTGACCATCGCCACCAACATGGCCGGCCGCGGCACGGACATCAAGCTGGGCGAAGGCGTCACGGACCTGGGCGGCCTGTTCATCCTGGGCACGGAGCGCCACGAGTCCCGGCGCATCGACAACCAGCTGCGCGGCCGTTCCGGCCGCCAGGGCGACCCGGGCGAATCCCGCTTCTACCTGGCCCTCGACGACGACCTCATGCGCCTGTTCGGCTCCGACCGCCTCAAGGGCGTCATGGAGCGCCTGGGCATGGAGGAAGGCGAGGCCATCGAGAACCGCATGGTCTCCAAGGCCATCGAGAACGCCCAGAAGCGCGTGGAAGGCCACAACTTCGAGGTGCGCAAACAGCTGCTGGACTTCGACAACGTCATGAACCAGCAGCGCGAGGTCATCTACTCCCGTCGCCGCCACTACATGGCGGCCGCCTCCCCCCAGGATTCCCTGGAGGAGTTCGTGGACGACCTGCTCGACGACATCTACCAGCCCCTGACCCTCTCCAAGCAGGGGCCGGACCCCGAGTCCGTGGAGATCGCCGCCGCCCGCCTGGAGGAGACCTTCGCCCTGCGCGTGGACTTCACGCAGGGCGTCCCCACCCAGGAGGAGCTGCGCAAGGCGATCATGGACCGCTTCGAGGCCCTGCAGTCCGTCGCGCCCGAGCAGTACACCGAGATCCTGCGCTACTTCCTGCTGGAAGCCCTGGACCGCCACTGGAAGGAGCACCTGCTCAACATGGACCACCTGCGCGACGGCATCGGCCTGCGCGGCTACGGCCAGAAGGACCCCAAGCAGGAGTACAAGCGCGAGGGCTTCGAGCTGTTCCGCGGCATGCTGGACATGATCGCGGAGTCCACCGTGAAGCAGCTCTCCCGCCTGCAGATCAAGGCGGAGCTGCGCGAGGAGGAGTTCACCCACCGCGAGGTGCCCGCGGACGTCAACTATCACGGTGCGGACGACGGCACGGAGAAGAAGCCCCAGCCCAAGAAGCGCACCGCGCCCAAGGTTGGCCGCAATGATCCCTGCCCCTGCGGCAGCGGCAAGAAGCACAAGAAGTGCTGCGGGGCCAAGGGATAG
- a CDS encoding SPOR domain-containing protein encodes MKPIIAALLLAVTALPALAQEWQVRGICDMRRNPGPGRGGECVQLATEVLMLLPDKAGPENYAVIAEFADNFEKASVTWEAPCPDPKHCPEAAYTIRYTSVSKKILKLAKDQIYTAFVCRENFSDTPPDEAACRLKLLKVVRELVNRARREGALLALIKCGGQESEAIRPDGAGARGYELMYAFVQLPDLLPIAGGDPKSAARQALNQLVEPEKGQARAAVQPASMPAQAGQAAKAMPASAPASGAAAGAATGAAGSAGFVMVGTVTAGPGDIVLQVAALPNLVQAETLSDRLSKAGIESGFERAEVNGREVYRVLAKGRGSPDVFRQKLAEMGYPGAIQRR; translated from the coding sequence ATGAAACCGATTATCGCCGCGCTGCTTTTGGCCGTCACGGCCCTGCCCGCTCTGGCTCAGGAGTGGCAGGTGCGCGGCATCTGCGACATGCGGCGCAACCCCGGCCCCGGACGCGGGGGGGAGTGCGTCCAGCTGGCCACCGAGGTGCTCATGCTCCTGCCCGACAAGGCCGGGCCTGAGAACTACGCCGTCATCGCGGAATTCGCCGACAATTTCGAGAAGGCCTCCGTCACCTGGGAGGCCCCCTGCCCGGACCCGAAGCACTGCCCCGAAGCCGCCTACACCATCCGCTACACGTCGGTTTCGAAGAAGATACTCAAGCTGGCCAAGGACCAGATCTACACCGCCTTCGTCTGCCGGGAGAACTTCTCTGACACGCCTCCCGACGAGGCCGCCTGCAGGCTCAAGCTGCTCAAGGTTGTGCGCGAGCTGGTGAACAGGGCGCGCCGCGAGGGGGCGCTGCTGGCCCTCATCAAGTGCGGCGGGCAGGAGAGCGAGGCCATCCGGCCGGACGGCGCGGGCGCGCGCGGCTACGAGCTGATGTACGCCTTCGTGCAGTTGCCGGATTTGCTGCCCATCGCCGGGGGCGACCCCAAATCGGCGGCCCGGCAGGCGCTGAACCAACTGGTCGAGCCCGAGAAGGGGCAGGCCAGGGCGGCCGTGCAGCCCGCCTCCATGCCTGCGCAGGCGGGGCAGGCCGCGAAGGCGATGCCCGCGTCCGCGCCCGCCAGCGGCGCTGCGGCCGGTGCGGCCACGGGGGCCGCGGGATCGGCCGGGTTCGTCATGGTCGGCACCGTGACGGCCGGGCCGGGCGACATCGTGCTGCAGGTGGCGGCGCTGCCCAACCTGGTGCAGGCCGAGACCCTGTCGGACAGGCTCTCAAAGGCGGGCATCGAGTCGGGGTTCGAGCGCGCCGAGGTCAACGGCCGGGAAGTGTACCGGGTGCTGGCCAAGGGCAGGGGCAGCCCGGACGTGTTCCGCCAGAAGCTGGCGGAGATGGGCTACCCCGGGGCGATTCAGCGAAGGTAA